The Verrucomicrobiota bacterium genome has a window encoding:
- a CDS encoding Gfo/Idh/MocA family oxidoreductase, giving the protein MKARTYTLVLGIGLAGYGLWAAELRLGMIGLDTSHCTAFTRLINDPKDKDHVAGGKVTVAYKCFSPDIESSANRVEGYAKQLQEQYQVKLVGSIAELLQEVDGVLIESVDGRPHLEQARPVILAKKPLFIDKPVAGSLDDAIAIYKLAKEHGTPVFSSSAYRYYDSLVALAKTNVGVIRSVISYGPCSLEPHHPDLFWYGIHASEALFTVMGPGCESVVRTSTPDTEVVTGLWKDGRTGVLMGLRNGPTPHKVIIFGSKAVAEQQGSGTYAPLVREIMKFMQTGVAPVSPAETLELFGFMAAADESKRQGGAPVKIKPVANP; this is encoded by the coding sequence ATGAAAGCACGCACATACACTCTGGTCCTTGGCATCGGCCTGGCAGGTTACGGCCTCTGGGCGGCGGAATTACGGTTGGGCATGATCGGGCTCGACACCTCCCATTGTACCGCCTTTACCAGGCTCATTAATGATCCAAAAGACAAGGATCATGTGGCGGGGGGAAAGGTCACCGTCGCCTATAAATGTTTCAGCCCGGATATCGAAAGCAGCGCCAATCGCGTTGAGGGGTATGCCAAACAGCTTCAGGAACAATATCAGGTCAAACTGGTCGGCAGCATCGCCGAATTGCTTCAGGAAGTGGATGGCGTCCTGATTGAAAGTGTGGATGGCCGCCCGCACTTGGAACAAGCCCGGCCAGTGATCCTGGCCAAAAAGCCGCTCTTCATTGACAAGCCGGTCGCCGGCTCGCTCGACGATGCCATTGCCATCTATAAGCTGGCCAAAGAACATGGCACCCCCGTGTTTTCCTCCTCGGCCTATCGGTACTATGACAGCCTGGTCGCGCTTGCCAAAACCAATGTGGGCGTCATCCGCAGCGTGATTTCGTATGGTCCCTGCTCCCTGGAGCCGCATCATCCCGATTTGTTCTGGTACGGCATCCACGCCAGTGAAGCGCTGTTCACGGTGATGGGTCCCGGTTGTGAAAGTGTCGTGCGCACCTCCACCCCGGATACCGAGGTGGTTACCGGCCTTTGGAAAGACGGACGCACCGGCGTCCTCATGGGATTGCGTAACGGCCCCACCCCGCACAAGGTGATCATCTTCGGCAGCAAAGCGGTGGCGGAACAACAAGGCAGCGGCACCTATGCGCCCCTGGTGCGTGAAATCATGAAATTCATGCAAACCGGTGTCGCCCCGGTGTCGCCCGCGGAAACGCTGGAATTATTTGGGTTCATGGCGGCGGCGGATGAGAGCAAACGGCAGGGCGGGGCACCGGTGAAAATCAAGCCGGTTGCAAACCCATAA